The Corynebacterium marinum DSM 44953 genome contains the following window.
ACGTCACCAACCGTCAGATCGAGTCCGCACGTATCGCCATCAACCGCCACGTCAAGCGCGGTGGCAAGGTGTGGATCAACATCTTCCCGGATCGTCCCCTGACCCAGAAGGCACTCGGTGTGCGTATGGGTTCCGGTAAGGGCGCCGTCGAGAAGTGGGTCGCCAACGTCAAGCCGGGCCGCATCCTCTTCGAGATGTCCTACCCGGATGAGGCAACCGCCCTCGAAGCTCTGCGCCGTGCCGGCCAGAAGCTGCCCTGCAAGGTCCGCATCATCAAGAAGGAGGACCAGTTCTAATGGCAACCGGTACCCCCGCCTTCGAGTTCCGCGAGCTCGACGCCGCCGAGCTCGAGAACCGTCTGACCGAGGCCAAGGAAGAGCTCTTCAACCTGCGCTTCCAGCTGGCCACCGGTCAGCTGACCAACAACCGCCGCCTTCGCACG
Protein-coding sequences here:
- the rplP gene encoding 50S ribosomal protein L16: MLIPKRVKYRRQHRPTRSGMSKGGNKITFGDYGIQALEPAYVTNRQIESARIAINRHVKRGGKVWINIFPDRPLTQKALGVRMGSGKGAVEKWVANVKPGRILFEMSYPDEATALEALRRAGQKLPCKVRIIKKEDQF
- the rpmC gene encoding 50S ribosomal protein L29, which codes for MATGTPAFEFRELDAAELENRLTEAKEELFNLRFQLATGQLTNNRRLRTVKRDIARIYTVIRERELGLSVVPGAEA